A window of the Cannabis sativa cultivar Pink pepper isolate KNU-18-1 chromosome X, ASM2916894v1, whole genome shotgun sequence genome harbors these coding sequences:
- the LOC133032311 gene encoding uncharacterized protein LOC133032311 produces the protein MKAEQWLTVIERILNFMGVVGNDRVTYATFQFQEDALVRWELLSLTRDVTVMTWEEFRELFNSKYYNEAVHGAKRKEFTELVQTKGMSITEYTTQFDRLAKLTVGIVPIDFSKKEKYLAGSNVKIRHDLVITTNKATSYSEMVEKALRAEGAVKFLQEPRVTPNLIRRERLPQHLVVRGRASGSAGTKAEAKKEESKSEAKLVPARVFAITQVDAAACPSVVTGQLLVNNSLYTVLFDSGATRSYVATQKDLNMRQRRWLELIKDYDCDILYHPEKANVVADALSKRGPG, from the exons atgaaggctgaGCAGTGGCTCACGGTGATTGAGCGAATTCTAAATTTTATGGGcgtggttggaaatgatcgggtgacctATGCCACTTTTCAGTTCCAGGAAGATGCCCTAGTGCGATGGGAATTATTGTCCCTCACCCGGGATGTCACTGTAATGACCTGGGAGGAGTTCCgagagttattcaactctaagTATTATAATGAAGCTGTGCAcggtgcaaagcggaaagagttcactgaattAGTACAAACTAAGGGGATGTCAATTACTGAATATACTACACAGTTTGATCGATTGGCCAAGCTCACAGTGGGTATTGTGCCAAtagatttcagtaagaaagaaaagtacCTGGCCGGTTCGAATGTGAAGATTAGACATGATCTGGTAATCACTACCAACAAAGCAACATCATATTCAGAAATGGTTGAGAAAGCTTTgcgagccgagggtgcagtaaaattccttcaggagccccgagTGACTCCGAATCTGATCAGAAGAGAAAGGTTACCCCAGCATCTGGTGGTTCGGGGCAGAGCAAGCGGTTCTgcgggaaccaaggcagag GCAAAGAAAGAAGAGTCGAAGTCAGAGGCAAAACTTGTacctgctcgagtgtttgctATCACCCAAGTTGATGCTGCAGCCTGTCCTTCggtggtgacaggtcagcttctagTCAACAACTCATTAtatactgtgttatttgattcgggagctacacgttcatatgtggctacgcAG aaagatttgaacatgaggcaGAGGAGGTGGCTGGAATTAATTAAAGACTACGACTGTGACATTCTGTATCATCCCgagaaagccaatgttgtggctgatgcttTGAGTAAAAGAGGTCCCGGCTAG